The following are encoded together in the Thunnus albacares chromosome 7, fThuAlb1.1, whole genome shotgun sequence genome:
- the roraa gene encoding nuclear receptor ROR-alpha A isoform X2 — protein sequence MMYFVISAMKAQIEIIPCKICGDKSSGIHYGVITCEGCKGFFRRSQQSNAAYSCPRQKNCLIDRTSRNRCQHCRLQKCLAVGMSRDAVKFGRMSKKQRDSLYAEVQKHRLQQQQRDHQQQPGEAEPLTPSYGLSANGLTELHDDLSGYMDGHTPDGSKPDSAVSSFYLDIQPSPDQSGLDINGIKPEPICDFAPGSGFFPYCSFTNGETSPTVSMAELEHLAQNISKSHMETCQYLREELQQMTWQAFLQEEVESYQSKPREVMWQLCAIKITEAIQYVVEFAKRIDGFMELCQNDQIVLLKAGSLEVVFVRMCRAFDSQNNTVYFDGKYAGPDVFKSLGCDDLISSVFEFGKNLCSMHLSEDEIALFSAFVLMSADRSWLQEKVKVEKLQQKIQLALQHVLQKNHREDGILTKLICKVSTLRALCSRHTEKLTAFKAIYPDIVRAHFPPLYKELFGSDFEQSMPVDG from the exons CTCAAATCGAAATAATTCCCTGCAAGATCTGTGGAGACAAATCATCAGGCATCCATTACGGTGTGATAACATGTGAAGGCTGTAAG GGCTTCTTCAGGAGGAGTCAGCAGAGCAATGCAGCCTACTCCTGCCCCCGTCAGAAGAACTGCCTGATCGACCGTACCAGCCGCAACCGCTGCCAGCACTGCCGGCTGCAGAAGTGCCTGGCAGTGGGCATGTCACGAGATG CGGTGAAGTTTGGCCGCATGTCGAAGAAGCAGCGAGACAGCCTCTATGCTGAGGTCCAGAAGCAccggctgcagcagcagcagcgtgacCACCAACAACAGCCCGGGGAGGCGGAGCCGCTCACACCTAGCTATGGCCTCTCAGCCAATGGCCTCACAGAGCTCCATGATGACCTCAGTGGCTACATGGATGGTCACACCCCTGATGGCAGCAAACCAGACTCGGCAGTCAGCAGCTTCTACCTGGACATCCAGCCATCTCCTGACCAGTCAGGCCTGGACATCAACGGCATCAAGCCGGAGCCCATCTGCGACTTTGCCCCTGGCTCTGGCTTCTTCCCTTACTGCTCCTTCACCAACGGAGAAACCTCCCCCACCGTGTCCATGGCTGAACTAG AGCACCTGGCCCAGAACATCTCCAAGTCACACATGGAGACATGTCAGTACCTGagggaggagctgcagcagatgaCCTGGCAGGCCTTTctgcaggaggaggtggagagctACCAGAGCAAG CCCAGGGAAGTCATGTGGCAGCTGTGTGCTATCAAAATAACAGAGGCCATTCAGTATGTGGTGGAGTTCGCCAAGCGCATCGATGGCTTCATGGAGCTGTGTCAGAACGATCAGATAGTGCTGCTGAAAGCAG gCTCTTTGGAAGTTGTGTTTGTCAGAATGTGCCGTGCCTTTGactcacaaaacaacacagtctATTTTGATGGAAAGTATGCCGGACCTGATGTGTTCAAGTCATTAG GCTGTGACGACTTGATCAGCTCCGTCTTCGAGTTTGGGAAAAACTTGTGTTCTATGCACCTGTCTGAGGATGAGATCGCCCTGTTCTCCGCCTTTGTGTTGATGTCTGCTG ACCGATCCTGGCTCCAGGAGAAGGTGAAGGTAGAGAAACTCCAGCAGAAGATCCAACTGGCTCTCCAGCACGTCCTGCAGAAGAACCACAGAGAGGATGGTATACTTACAAAG tTGATATGCAAAGTGTCGACACTGCGAGCGCTGTGCAGTAGGCATACAGAAAAGCTTACAGCTTTCAAAGCAATATACCCAGACATTGTGCGTGCCCACTTCCCCCCCTTATACAAGGAGCTGTTCGGATCAGACTTTGAGCAGTCCATGCCCGTTGACGGGTAG